Proteins from one Xenopus tropicalis strain Nigerian chromosome 1, UCB_Xtro_10.0, whole genome shotgun sequence genomic window:
- the klf3 gene encoding Krueppel-like factor 3, which translates to MLMFDPVPIKQEAMEPIPMPYQHSFMEPLKTNKYSVIYPTSNLLHSKFPYHMPEGLPGLQMEPVDLTTNKRNSPPSTGSSPSPIKYQSPKRRSPPVLYMPSSSPPIKKLSPSPPALPPFTMPLAINPMISAFPRHGYRNPGLLPLLQPVVVQPVPFMYSPHLQQPIMVSTLLPEELENPHNKHVAVTEPYEKPPPLMKTIKIEPGLEQQNPEFYPEQLSPGISTPPKGMNYENHPSVIVHPGKRPLPVESPETQRKRRIHRCDYEGCNKVYTKSSHLKAHRRTHTGEKPYQCTWEGCTWKFARSDELTRHFRKHTGIKPFQCPDCDRSFSRSDHLALHRKRHMLV; encoded by the exons ATGCTGATGTTTGACCCTGTTCCTATCAAACAAGAGGCCATGGAGCCTATACCAATG CCATACCAGCACAGCTTCATGGAGCCACTGAAGacaaataaatacagtgtcaTTTATCCTACATCAAACTTGCTTCACAGTAAATTTCCATACCATATGCCAGAAGGACTACCAGGGCTCCAAATGGAACCAGTAGATCTCACTACAAACAAAAGGAACTCACCTCCCTCTACTGGAAGCTCCCCATCTCCAATAAAATACCAATCTCCAAAGAGAAGAAGTCCACCAGTATTATACATGCCCTCATCCAGTCCACCTATAAAAAAGTTATCACCTTCACCACCTGCATTACCTCCCTTTACCATGCCATTGGCAATCAACCCCATGATATCTGCATTTCCTCGGCACGGATATAGGAACCCTGGACTTTTACCACTTTTGCAACCAGTTGTGGTTCAGCCTGTCCCTTTTATGTATTCCCCACATCTTCAGCAGCCAATAATGGTGTCCACTCTTCTACCAGAGGAGTTGGAGAATCCACACAATAAACACG TGGCAGTAACAGAACCCTATGAAAAACCACCACCTCTaatgaaaaccataaaaattgAGCCTGGGCTGGAACAACAAAACCCAGAATTCTACCCAGAACAGTTATCACCTGGAATCAGCACACCACCCAAGGGGATGAATTACGA AAATCACCCTTCGGTTATAGTGCACCCAGGAAAGAGACCTTTGCCAGTGGAATCCCCCGAAACTCAAAGGAAAAGGCGGATACACCGATGTGATTATGAAGGTTGCAACAAAGTTTACACCAAAAGTTCCCATTTAAAGGCACACAGAAGGACACATACAG GGGAAAAGCCTTATCAGTGTACTTGGGAAGGATGCACATGGAAGTTTGCCCGCTCTGATGAACTGACTCGACATTTCCGTAAACACACTGGAATCAAACCATTTCAGTGCCCAGACTGTGACCGCAGCTTTTCCCGCTCGGACCATCTTGCTCTTCACAGAAAGAGACACATGCTTGTCTAA